In Colwellia sp. PAMC 20917, a single genomic region encodes these proteins:
- a CDS encoding YebG family protein translates to MAVESRFVVIRQGVEVETFMDKKAADEYDKMLDMADSLAEMFEASSFNIDEKVREELCIYLAKNREDVLVALQAKKAKPETAAKKNVTAPVETVNSTDSSPEIEATAKVKAPRKAKASTSK, encoded by the coding sequence ATGGCAGTTGAAAGTCGATTTGTCGTCATTAGACAAGGTGTGGAGGTAGAAACATTCATGGATAAAAAAGCAGCAGACGAGTATGACAAAATGCTTGATATGGCTGACAGCTTAGCCGAGATGTTTGAAGCCAGCAGCTTTAATATTGATGAAAAAGTGCGTGAAGAACTCTGTATTTATCTAGCTAAGAATCGTGAAGATGTGCTTGTTGCTTTGCAAGCTAAGAAAGCTAAGCCAGAGACTGCTGCTAAAAAGAACGTTACAGCACCAGTTGAAACAGTAAATAGCACTGACTCGTCGCCAGAAATTGAAGCAACAGCAAAAGTAAAAGCGCCACGTAAGGCTAAAGCGAGCACAAGTAAATAA
- a CDS encoding molybdenum cofactor guanylyltransferase — MNAALFNQGCLGVVLAGGKSSRMGSNKALLMRNKTAVNGQENMLSFSKNLLKNIGINNIVVSGSTDGIDVNSENFVTDQFAELGPMGGIYSVIKKYQPKSLLILPVDLPLMTKETLAQLKIKGELAQKACFFSDHFLPLYLPNNAFVEQFFTTHFLQYLQDNKGALSEKNNPNKNGPSIRSMFAQVPHQVLAVKSPQCLFNTNTPQEWQQAQQRFSV; from the coding sequence ATGAATGCAGCTTTGTTTAATCAAGGATGTTTAGGCGTAGTGCTAGCGGGTGGAAAATCTTCTCGTATGGGCAGCAATAAAGCGTTGTTAATGCGTAATAAGACGGCAGTAAATGGCCAAGAAAATATGCTCAGTTTCAGTAAGAACCTACTGAAAAATATTGGTATTAATAACATTGTTGTCAGTGGAAGCACTGATGGGATTGATGTTAACAGCGAAAATTTTGTAACTGATCAATTTGCAGAACTTGGCCCTATGGGGGGTATTTACAGTGTTATTAAAAAATACCAACCTAAATCATTATTGATATTACCGGTTGATTTACCTTTAATGACCAAGGAAACACTTGCGCAGTTAAAAATAAAAGGTGAATTAGCTCAAAAAGCCTGCTTTTTTTCTGATCATTTTTTACCACTTTATTTACCTAACAATGCTTTTGTTGAGCAATTCTTTACCACGCATTTCCTCCAGTATCTGCAAGATAATAAAGGTGCGTTAAGCGAAAAAAACAACCCTAATAAAAATGGTCCGTCTATTCGTTCGATGTTTGCACAAGTGCCACATCAAGTTTTAGCTGTAAAGTCACCACAGTGTTTATTTAATACCAATACACCGCAAGAATGGCAACAAGCGCAGCAACGCTTTTCTGTGTGA
- a CDS encoding alpha/beta fold hydrolase, producing MTIKIYCLPGTMCDQRLWQACITYLPENVELIHIAIPVENSIDKIVTALEQKLPVGKINLAGFSLGGYIASAFALKYPNKINKLLLISNMSYLLPPAQLKERIRTIAYVKLHGYSGITSKRITALLHPSKHNNQDIINCIRAMDIELGKDTLIHQLTVTTQRENLLVKLPTLAIPIQFLIGDNDSLVTLTRITTILTQSPLISLITLADTGHMLPLEQPEKCAGNMIRFFIE from the coding sequence ATGACGATTAAAATATATTGCCTGCCGGGTACCATGTGCGATCAACGTCTGTGGCAGGCTTGCATCACTTACTTACCTGAAAATGTGGAGCTTATCCACATTGCCATCCCCGTGGAAAATAGTATTGATAAAATAGTCACTGCGCTTGAACAAAAACTCCCAGTAGGAAAAATAAATTTAGCGGGTTTTTCTTTAGGGGGATATATCGCGTCGGCTTTTGCGCTGAAATATCCTAATAAAATTAACAAACTACTGCTTATTTCTAATATGTCTTATTTGTTGCCACCCGCTCAATTAAAAGAGCGCATCCGCACGATTGCTTATGTAAAGTTGCATGGTTACTCAGGCATCACCAGCAAACGTATAACTGCCCTGCTGCATCCAAGCAAACACAACAATCAAGACATCATTAACTGTATTCGAGCAATGGATATTGAGTTGGGTAAGGATACACTTATCCATCAATTAACAGTGACCACCCAACGCGAGAATTTATTAGTAAAACTTCCTACGCTTGCCATCCCCATTCAGTTCTTAATTGGTGATAATGACTCGCTGGTTACGTTAACGCGCATTACCACTATTTTAACGCAATCACCGCTGATTTCTTTAATAACACTTGCCGACACCGGCCATATGTTACCGCTTGAACAACCAGAAAAGTGTGCTGGCAATATGATTCGTTTTTTTATCGAGTAA
- a CDS encoding response regulator gives MSFSVLVCDDSNMARKQVLRSLPEQLSANAQLAKNGQEAVELLRSQVFDILFLDLTMPVLDGLGVLQTLKDENITPAIFVISADIQPEMQSKVLELGAKAFLRKPVELEVLNTNLRNHGFL, from the coding sequence ATGAGCTTTTCAGTTCTTGTTTGTGATGACTCTAATATGGCCCGTAAACAAGTTTTACGTAGCTTACCAGAGCAACTATCAGCTAATGCGCAATTAGCAAAAAATGGTCAAGAAGCTGTTGAACTTTTACGCAGTCAAGTATTTGACATTCTATTTCTTGACCTTACTATGCCTGTTCTAGATGGCTTAGGTGTACTTCAAACCCTAAAAGATGAAAACATTACACCGGCAATTTTTGTTATATCAGCCGATATACAACCAGAAATGCAAAGTAAAGTACTTGAACTCGGTGCCAAAGCTTTTTTACGTAAACCAGTTGAATTAGAAGTCCTTAACACTAACCTAAGAAATCATGGTTTTTTATGA
- a CDS encoding M48 family metallopeptidase, with product MLSYQLIRSVKRKTVGLQVKHGKIIIRAPKYVSEDDIANIVKSKSLWLHRKIAEQNAQPASQNNHYQKDSQLLINGELKTLDIHYGLFPEITLHQDTIIATLASKLKIKIADDIKTRDKYVKQQLEAWLKQQTYAYIDENLSLYAEKIGVLPKSFKVRLYKSRWGSCNSRSELSFSSLLAMTPKWIIDYVIVHELCHLRHMNHSTKFWQLVALNYPNYDSAKAWLKSHQNQLQWPTI from the coding sequence ATGTTGTCATATCAGCTCATTCGTAGCGTTAAAAGAAAAACGGTTGGCTTACAAGTTAAGCACGGAAAAATTATAATCCGTGCGCCAAAATATGTTTCTGAAGATGATATAGCGAACATTGTTAAATCAAAAAGTCTTTGGCTACACAGAAAAATTGCCGAGCAAAACGCACAACCTGCCAGTCAAAATAATCATTATCAAAAAGATAGCCAATTGCTTATTAATGGCGAACTTAAAACACTGGATATTCATTATGGTCTATTTCCAGAAATAACGCTTCATCAAGATACCATCATAGCGACTCTCGCTAGTAAATTAAAAATCAAAATAGCTGATGATATAAAAACCCGAGATAAATATGTAAAGCAACAACTTGAAGCTTGGTTAAAGCAGCAAACTTATGCTTATATTGATGAAAACTTATCTCTTTACGCGGAAAAAATTGGTGTTTTACCCAAATCGTTTAAAGTCAGATTGTACAAGTCTAGATGGGGCAGCTGTAATAGTCGAAGTGAACTTAGTTTCAGTTCTTTATTAGCCATGACGCCTAAATGGATTATCGATTATGTAATAGTTCACGAGCTTTGTCATCTTAGGCACATGAATCACTCAACTAAGTTTTGGCAATTAGTGGCGCTTAACTACCCTAACTACGATTCAGCTAAAGCATGGTTAAAATCCCACCAAAACCAATTACAATGGCCGACTATTTAA
- the moeA gene encoding molybdopterin molybdotransferase MoeA: MVDCCSAPGLLPFEQAMEKMLSAITPIEKTESVSLALGLNRVLARNISSPLNVPPHHNSAMDGYALKLASLQTTDTLTMIGRSMAGAPFQGECKIGECIRIMTGAKLPSCCDTVEMQENCQAKDTGITFLENREFNDNIRFTGEDIAIDQAVFSRGKKLSAIDIGVLASLGVPTVEVYRKITVAVLATGDELKSPGEVLNDGDIYESNSHALIAMLTKLNVTVINFGIIADDEQAIRTAFEQADQQADVVISSGGVSVGDADYTKLILEQLGEIGFWKIAMKPGKPFAFGKLPNSYFFGLPGNPVSALVTAHQLAVPALLKLQHAQAKKLPLLKVKTATQLNKRAGRMDFQRAILSTNHQGEMIVTSTGSQGSGILTSMSTANCYIVLPANQGNVPANEMVNVQLFDDVIQ; encoded by the coding sequence ATGGTTGATTGTTGTTCTGCTCCTGGATTATTACCTTTCGAACAAGCGATGGAAAAAATGTTGTCGGCGATTACGCCGATCGAAAAAACTGAGTCGGTTTCTTTGGCATTAGGTTTAAATCGTGTGCTAGCTCGCAACATTTCGAGCCCATTAAATGTTCCTCCTCATCATAATTCAGCCATGGACGGTTATGCCTTAAAATTGGCAAGTTTACAAACGACCGATACATTAACTATGATTGGCCGGTCAATGGCTGGCGCGCCTTTTCAAGGTGAATGTAAAATCGGTGAATGTATTCGTATAATGACAGGTGCAAAATTACCAAGTTGTTGTGATACCGTTGAAATGCAAGAGAACTGCCAAGCAAAAGATACCGGCATTACATTTCTAGAAAACCGAGAGTTTAACGATAACATTCGCTTTACCGGTGAAGATATCGCAATAGACCAAGCCGTTTTTAGCCGAGGTAAAAAACTTTCGGCGATAGATATTGGTGTACTGGCATCTTTAGGTGTACCAACAGTAGAAGTCTATCGTAAAATTACTGTTGCTGTATTAGCAACCGGCGATGAATTAAAATCTCCGGGCGAAGTCCTTAATGACGGTGATATTTATGAAAGTAATAGCCATGCATTAATTGCGATGTTGACTAAACTGAATGTTACGGTTATAAATTTTGGTATTATCGCTGACGATGAACAAGCAATACGCACTGCATTTGAACAAGCCGATCAGCAAGCCGATGTTGTAATTTCCTCAGGAGGTGTTTCTGTAGGTGACGCCGATTATACTAAGTTGATACTTGAACAATTAGGCGAAATTGGTTTTTGGAAAATAGCCATGAAACCCGGTAAGCCTTTTGCTTTTGGAAAATTACCTAATAGTTACTTTTTTGGCTTACCCGGCAACCCTGTTTCAGCCTTGGTCACCGCACATCAATTGGCCGTACCCGCATTATTAAAATTACAGCATGCTCAAGCTAAAAAGTTACCGCTATTAAAAGTAAAAACAGCCACCCAATTAAATAAGCGCGCCGGACGCATGGACTTTCAACGGGCGATATTGTCAACCAATCACCAAGGCGAGATGATAGTTACCAGTACAGGTAGTCAAGGCTCAGGAATTTTAACCAGCATGTCGACGGCCAACTGTTATATTGTTTTACCGGCAAACCAAGGCAACGTTCCCGCTAATGAAATGGTTAACGTGCAACTATTTGATGATGTTATTCAGTAG
- the moaA gene encoding GTP 3',8-cyclase MoaA codes for MLTDNFGRKFYYLRLSITDVCNFRCTYCLPDGYSCDHDRDFLSFDEIKRVANAFAQMGTEKIRITGGEPSLRKDLPEIIAACKQTPGIKKVAITTNGYKLPEHLQGWLDAGIDAINISIDSLDPRMFHSITGHNKLPHILKGIDMALADGRATIKINTVLMREYNGHDIKTFLDWLKVTPVTLRFIELMQTGDNQEFFDAQHVQGARIKQNLILDGWLPVVNDKAAGPAQEFYHPDYQGKIGLIMPYSKDFCSTCNRLRISSLGKLHLCLFTEEGLPLKEYLQQDDIEPLKAQIRAMMTDKKATHFLQDKLTGATKNLAMLGG; via the coding sequence ATGTTAACAGACAACTTCGGTCGCAAGTTTTATTACTTGCGCCTCTCTATTACTGACGTTTGCAACTTCCGTTGCACCTATTGCTTACCTGATGGTTATTCGTGTGACCATGACCGTGATTTTCTATCCTTTGACGAAATTAAGCGTGTTGCCAACGCTTTTGCTCAAATGGGTACAGAGAAAATCCGTATAACCGGTGGCGAACCTTCACTGCGAAAAGACTTACCTGAAATTATTGCTGCTTGTAAGCAAACGCCTGGTATTAAAAAAGTCGCGATAACCACTAATGGTTATAAATTACCTGAACATCTGCAAGGCTGGTTAGATGCAGGAATTGACGCGATTAATATCAGTATTGATAGTCTTGACCCGCGCATGTTCCATTCAATCACCGGCCATAATAAGTTACCCCATATTTTAAAAGGCATAGATATGGCGTTGGCAGACGGTCGTGCAACAATTAAAATTAATACTGTATTAATGCGCGAATACAACGGTCACGACATTAAAACTTTTCTCGATTGGCTGAAAGTGACTCCGGTGACATTACGCTTTATTGAATTAATGCAAACCGGTGATAACCAAGAATTTTTTGATGCACAACATGTACAGGGTGCACGTATTAAGCAAAATCTAATATTAGATGGTTGGTTACCTGTAGTTAACGATAAAGCAGCAGGCCCAGCACAAGAGTTTTATCATCCTGATTATCAAGGTAAAATTGGTTTAATTATGCCGTACAGTAAAGACTTTTGTAGTACTTGTAATCGTTTGCGGATAAGTTCATTAGGTAAATTACATTTATGCTTATTTACCGAAGAAGGTTTACCGTTAAAAGAGTATTTACAGCAAGATGATATTGAGCCATTGAAAGCACAGATTCGCGCGATGATGACCGATAAAAAAGCCACACATTTTCTGCAAGATAAACTCACCGGTGCCACCAAAAACCTTGCGATGTTGGGTGGCTAA
- the moaB gene encoding molybdenum cofactor biosynthesis protein B: MSSLHSGNAFIPLSIAVLTVSDTRDESNDTSGQVLVERLTKAGHKLADKVIVKDDVYQLRAIVSKWIADDNVQAIISTGGTGFTARDNTPEALMPLFDKNVEGFGEVFRAISLDEIGTSTIQSRAFGGIANSTVILCVPGSTNACRTAWDKLIKEQLDASHRPCNFVPHLKMAEVCETRD, translated from the coding sequence ATGAGCTCTTTACATAGCGGTAACGCTTTTATTCCCTTATCAATTGCGGTATTAACTGTTTCTGATACCCGTGATGAATCAAATGACACATCAGGGCAAGTACTTGTTGAACGCTTAACTAAAGCAGGTCATAAACTTGCCGATAAAGTGATTGTTAAAGATGACGTTTATCAACTACGCGCCATTGTTTCAAAATGGATTGCTGATGATAATGTCCAAGCGATAATTTCGACCGGCGGCACCGGATTTACTGCTCGTGATAATACTCCTGAAGCCTTAATGCCTTTATTTGATAAAAATGTCGAAGGTTTTGGTGAAGTTTTCCGGGCTATTTCGCTTGATGAAATTGGCACGTCGACAATTCAGTCGCGAGCGTTTGGTGGCATTGCTAACAGTACTGTTATTTTATGTGTACCGGGCTCAACTAATGCTTGTCGTACTGCTTGGGATAAACTCATTAAAGAGCAACTTGATGCGAGCCATCGCCCTTGTAATTTTGTACCTCATTTAAAAATGGCAGAAGTTTGTGAGACGCGTGACTAA
- a CDS encoding chemotaxis protein: MSDLNLNEDQQDCLQEIINVAMGQASDQLARYLNTFVYLKVPSIEQVSTLSLLNSLNSDENSAAVVSQGFFGYEGIRGEALLMYKPKDSDRLADLLGYEPDELSVEEQIIDLSSILTTTFLNVFAKQIDNQMSYSAPRLLAGSQSAISDHLAQQSFNWDLALKVKITYQVTDYSFNCDMVLFIPESAIINIKTVIDRILEEF, translated from the coding sequence ATGAGCGATCTCAACTTAAATGAAGATCAGCAAGATTGTTTACAAGAAATAATTAATGTTGCTATGGGTCAAGCAAGTGACCAACTTGCCCGATACTTAAATACCTTTGTTTATTTAAAAGTACCTAGTATTGAACAAGTCAGTACGCTTAGCCTGCTTAATTCGTTAAACAGTGATGAAAATTCTGCTGCGGTAGTAAGTCAAGGCTTCTTTGGTTACGAAGGCATTCGCGGTGAAGCACTGCTTATGTACAAGCCGAAAGATTCTGATCGACTTGCAGATTTACTGGGCTATGAGCCTGATGAATTATCTGTTGAAGAACAAATTATCGACTTAAGTTCTATTTTAACCACCACCTTCTTAAATGTTTTTGCTAAACAAATAGATAATCAAATGTCTTACAGTGCGCCGCGTTTATTAGCGGGTTCACAAAGTGCAATATCCGATCATCTTGCCCAACAATCATTTAACTGGGACTTAGCTTTAAAAGTTAAAATAACTTATCAAGTTACTGATTATTCATTTAATTGCGATATGGTTTTGTTTATTCCTGAGTCAGCAATTATCAATATAAAAACAGTTATTGACAGAATTTTGGAAGAGTTCTAA
- the dbpA gene encoding ATP-dependent RNA helicase DbpA, translating to MAYYFYAKEFPLSQLSFSTLQLKPELIQNLESMGYQQMTDIQAQSLPTIIAGGDVIAQGKTGSGKTAAFGLGVLEKLDVKRFRIQTLILCPTRELADQVAKEIRKLARAIHNIKILTLCGGMPFGPQVGSLEHGAHIIVGTPGRIEDHLGKGTLKLDDVNMLVLDEADRMLEMGFQASVDFIISQIPQQRQTLLFSATYPAEIADIAKKIMQSPTKVTVEGNHEESTISQHFYKVENDSERIDGIRLLLLKHQPESSIVFCNTKKDVQIVVNELRNYGFNVQDLHGDLEQRDRTEVLVRFANKSISILVATDVAARGLDIDALDAVFNYHIARDSEIHVHRIGRTGRAGSTGIACSFFSEKESYKIGLLEDYLDRTIEGELLPDASVLNASVYSPKMATIQIDGGKKQKVRAGDILGALTGDKTISASEVGKIQLSDNWAYVAVSRKFAKQAFKKLSDGKLKGRKFRVRLL from the coding sequence ATGGCGTATTATTTTTATGCCAAGGAATTCCCGTTGAGCCAGCTTAGTTTTTCCACCTTACAACTCAAACCTGAGTTAATTCAAAATTTAGAGTCTATGGGTTATCAACAGATGACCGACATTCAAGCCCAAAGCTTGCCAACTATTATTGCCGGTGGTGACGTTATTGCCCAAGGTAAAACAGGCTCTGGTAAAACCGCTGCCTTTGGCCTAGGTGTTTTAGAAAAACTAGACGTAAAACGTTTTCGTATTCAAACACTGATCCTTTGTCCAACACGTGAATTAGCTGACCAAGTAGCGAAAGAAATTCGTAAATTAGCCCGTGCCATCCATAACATAAAAATATTGACCCTTTGTGGCGGTATGCCTTTTGGCCCGCAAGTTGGTTCTTTAGAGCATGGTGCTCATATCATTGTTGGCACGCCAGGAAGAATTGAAGATCATTTAGGTAAAGGCACATTAAAATTAGACGATGTGAATATGCTAGTGCTCGATGAAGCCGACCGTATGCTAGAAATGGGCTTCCAAGCCTCCGTTGACTTTATTATTAGCCAAATTCCTCAACAACGACAAACCTTATTATTTAGTGCAACTTACCCTGCAGAAATTGCCGATATTGCTAAAAAAATAATGCAATCACCAACCAAGGTAACCGTTGAGGGAAATCACGAAGAAAGCACCATATCACAGCATTTTTATAAGGTGGAGAATGACAGCGAGCGTATCGACGGTATCCGTTTATTGTTATTAAAGCATCAACCCGAATCAAGTATCGTTTTTTGTAACACCAAAAAAGACGTACAAATTGTTGTCAATGAACTACGTAATTACGGTTTTAATGTTCAAGATTTACATGGCGATTTAGAGCAAAGAGATCGTACCGAAGTATTAGTTCGCTTTGCCAATAAGAGTATTTCAATTTTAGTCGCCACCGATGTTGCCGCGCGTGGTTTAGACATTGATGCGCTAGATGCCGTATTTAATTATCATATCGCTCGTGATAGCGAAATTCATGTACACCGTATTGGCCGTACAGGCCGAGCGGGTAGCACAGGTATTGCTTGTTCTTTTTTCAGTGAAAAAGAAAGCTACAAAATAGGTTTATTAGAAGATTACCTTGACCGAACTATCGAAGGCGAATTACTGCCAGACGCTAGTGTATTAAACGCCTCGGTGTATTCTCCGAAAATGGCAACGATACAAATAGATGGCGGTAAAAAACAAAAAGTACGTGCGGGCGATATCCTTGGCGCTCTAACTGGCGATAAAACTATTTCAGCTAGCGAAGTGGGAAAAATTCAATTATCAGATAACTGGGCTTATGTAGCTGTAAGTCGAAAGTTTGCCAAACAAGCCTTCAAAAAACTCAGTGACGGCAAGTTAAAAGGTCGTAAATTTAGAGTGAGATTACTATAG